Part of the Carassius auratus strain Wakin linkage group LG28B, ASM336829v1, whole genome shotgun sequence genome, cagttgtatttattattattatttgtgcttttacaaatacatttgtcATATATCTCtgtataaatttaaatttttaggtgtAGTATTCCTTTAATATTATTGAAAGTGTTCATATATTTTGATGGAGtcaataatataatgaaatgagAGTAATTGCATGATATTTATGCACATGTCAAGCATATATCTGATTTCATATAAATAAGCTGCACAGGAAGAAGGCGAGGGTGTATTAAATGAGCTCCTCCTCTCTGCTGCTGGTGTGTACGGTGTTAACCGTGTCTCTCTGCTGTGTCAGATGGCGTTCAGGCTCCTGGTTCGGAGGGTTTGTGGTGTTTCGGTCAGAGGTTTGCAGCGTGTGCCGGCCGGCGTCTCGTGCTCCTCTGGTCTGAACGCGCCGCAGCCGTTCCTCTCGCTCCCGCGCCTCCTCCCTCTGTCCTCCTCCAGGAGCGTGTCCTTCAACGTGCAGGACCACGACGACTTCACCGAGAGAGTCATCAACAGCCAGCTGCCCGTCCTCATCGACTTCCACGCGCAGTACGTACAGTCAGCCATCAGGAGACAATCACAGACTCATCTGAACATGATCAACACACAATCCATCTGACTGAT contains:
- the LOC113067893 gene encoding thioredoxin, mitochondrial, which gives rise to MMAFRLLVRRVCGVSVRGLQRVPAGVSCSSGLNAPQPFLSLPRLLPLSSSRSVSFNVQDHDDFTERVINSQLPVLIDFHAQWCGPCKILGPRLEKAIAKQKGRVTMAKVDIDEHTDLAIEYGVSAVPTVIAMRGGDVIDQFVGIKDEDQLDSFVEKLIG